The genome window gattggatttttagtactacttgtattttccatttctcagagtgccctttttgtatacttactgatctttgctttaatattgcctgttaagtTCTAAGATGTCTCCttattcatagttttaaatattgtcttttaatgatgctagCCACCGTTAtatgctcattgttttcaatcttaaatattgtctttcatagtttgtaagccaccttggatccttttcaaggagaaaggcagggcaaaaatattttttaaataaaataaatacatacataaatattcTTTCTCAGCAGTAGATTCATTAAATGGCTTTAGTCAAGCCCATCTTCTTTGTGATGAGTTTCCCTGTCTGTTAAATGAAGGCCAAAACTAATTGCATAAAGGAACCTGTATGGTGTCACGTATAGAGCGGTAAACATGGTCTccggagacctgagttcaaatccctcctcagccatggaaattcacagatGGCAAGGATATGACCAAACCTTAAACaccacatatactgtatgttgaaaaccctattagatgCAATTTGACAGTACATCCACAGCTCATGTTTGGAAACAAATTAAATGGAGAGCGtaggatgtatttttaaaaagggttatATTAAATGAACGGTGGCCATTTTATGAACAATTAATTCCCAGCCaggatccttccccccccccacctcgctttacaattgctgAGCAATGTGCATAGGCACCAAAATAGCAGCCAGCATAGCTTTCCCTCCTCTGCTCAGAATACAGTCCTAATTTAAACCAGTTGCACGGAAACTGTAATATCCGGTCGTCTCCCCTTGATGAGAAGGGACAATTCTACCATAAACTCCAGCCTGTAATGAAGCGACCTGGCAAAATATTGGAGCCACACCCCTCCACAAAAATAGAAACGCCCAATTTAATCCCGAACCATTctcactttcccccctcctccccagacAATGGACTCACCCAGCCTCCAGGCTGTAGCCGCCAGCACCCCTCCAAAGAACAGCATGGAATTTCCCCGGGTCTCGCGCAGCACTCCCCCGCTTCCcgcccaccggggggggggggaataacaatACAGTTTCACGACAGAGGCCTGGTACTCAAACCTACATCCCTTTGCAGACCGCGTCTCGCTTCGTATGCGCATGCGCCCTGCGTCTCACCTTTTTTTTTCGCCCCCTTCCCTTCCTACACAACCCTTAGTAACTGTTGCTAAGGGGGCGAAACGAGGCCTCTAGTGCTGCTCGGAACCTGCTGTATAGTAGTTGTCAGGAGTCCTCACTCCCCTATGCTTTGCAATTGTtaaatgaaaaaggagagtgTGGGGACAGTGCATCTTCCCTTTCGTATTGCTTAGGAAACACCTGGCTTCACATTTCTATATGATCGGATTCTTGTGCTGTATCAATTTTCTGAGGCGGGAAATATGGCAGCAAGGGGAAAGCTGCATCTGTTAATATACACCTGTTATAAAACTGTTAAAGGCCATGGAGCTGTTGCTTGTTCGTCCTCCCCAAGAGCTTTGGCAAGGGAGGTACAGCCTGAGTTTGGCAACATACTGTTAAGGCAGGAAACAAGGATTTTATGGTAGAGAAACTTTATTCTGAGCCTATacctttggattcctgcactgagcagatgggtgggctcgatggccttatagacccctttcaAATCCATTACTCTATGATGCTATGCTATTTCCTGAAACCTTTGGGGCTACATTGAAATGAGTAATAATTTCTAGAATGAGGAACATGGTggtggttttctttttccttgctcaTTATTGTAATAAAAAGGTACACCAATCTGATTTTTGTCTGTACTACATTGCATATGAATTTCCTTTTTATACGCAATTGGTTGCTGGCCAGCATCGAGAGTACGTGTGGGTATGGTGTGTAAGAAAAAACCTAGATCCATAGtccataacatttaaaaaacctaGTGTTTAAAAAGCTGACAGAGGCCTAGTATATAGTACTACCTGTATCAATAACCTGTTCCACTCTTTGCTACACTGTGTACAGGTTACTCtttgaaaatattaatatattgCCACAACAAGTTATGTTTTTGATTTTCCCATTTTCCCATATTATGTTTGCATTGTGCAGCTGGAGAATGTACACATTCTCTTCTGGTCTGTTATTTACTTCTGAATATGATCATTTGACTAGTCAAAAAGGTCAAGCaaacagcagcagtaacaacacTATAGTGACATCATAAACCATCATGTGATGTGTGAGGCATTCCACCCCTTATCACATGCAGTATTTATGAATAGCCTTAATACCTACAACCCCACGGGGCAATAGTTTAACTTTTTTAATGCCTCCTAATTACTTTTGACAGTTGCTACAGGCTCTAGGGATGTTTGCTTTCCTTTAGTAGTGCCTTCTCCTAGTTCTCCGCTGAATTAGAAACCAATGTATCATACATTAAAAGGAGCAACATAAGAGAAAAAATGGCAAtcacacagaaaaagaaatggcctGACCAAGCTTTGCTTAATTTGGAAGACAGCTACTGGGAAAGCATGAAAACACTGAGGCTAATTTGCTAGCCACATCCAGGTTTGTCTTTTTGCCCAGTTCCAAGTGGATGCTCTATGAATAGCTTTTTAATGCTGGCTCCTGCCTCTGCTTATACCATAGGCTGTTTGGCCTCTCCTCAAGATGTCAGAAACCACTGGCCCACCAAGACTCCCTGGTCTGCACCTTCAAACCCGCCCAAACCTCAACTCTGAATCGAATGTGTTGTCAGCTGGTGGAACGGGAGCAAGACTTACCAGTTCTGGGGGGAATAGGAATGGATAGAAGTGAACAGGAAAACCTGAATTGCTAGATTCTGCTCTTGACTGGAAACATTGTAAATTAAAGGGATGTCTGCAAGACTTGATTTGAACCATGAAATGTAACAGCAGATTCTCACAGCTATTTTACATTCTACAGTACGCTTGGACTCAGCCCTGGAACATGGGAAATGATACTGAAGGCAAAAATATCTCTGAACATAAACCATCTCACCAACAAACTGAAAAATAGTCTTGCACATCTGACATTAGTAGACAGCCCAGTGTGTGGCGTCCAAATATAGTTGACAGTCACCCATCCCTATAGGGtttgctgtggtggtggtggtggtggtggtggtggtggtggtggtggtggtggtgtgtgtgtgtgtgtgtgtgtgtgtgtgtgtgtgtgtgtgtgtgtgtgtgtgtgtgtgtgtgtgtgtgtgtgtgtgtgtgtgtgtgtgtgtgtgtgtgtgtgtgtgtgtgtgtgtgtgtgtgtgtgtgtgtgttttaagtctACAATATCTCATTTCTGGGGATTGCTTGAGATACTTACATAAACTTTGTATTTCTTACTCCTAGCAACATTTAAGAGCAATGCTTAAGAAGCCAATTTACAACAAAAGGCACATCACAATAAGGGGTTTGGAGGGGAGCAGGGAATCTTTGGTAATTGGTAAATGTTAATCTACAATTCCCACCATCAATTGCCATTGGCTGTGCTACATGGGGCTCAGGGAAATTACAGACAAAAACCTTTGGAGACAGAAATTCTTCCACCTTAGTTCAGGAGATGTCAGACCAACAAATCATCCATAtcaatactgtacatggaaagtTGGTCTTAATAGGTAGCCATGAATGTTTCTTCATCTGAAAATTTACATTGCAAGCATACAAACCTGAGTCAGACTTGCTTTTAGTAAATGGATGCTGTCTGAAATAAGCAAGAAGCACCAATGTATATTACACTGTCAGTTTATGCAGACATACGGCTTAATACACTCCTGGCACTTGTATTGAGACAATATCCTAGAACATTCTGAGAGCATCTGAAAAGTATTATTCTGTGGAATACTCATCTGCAAGATTCCTTGAAGACATTTTGAAAACCACTGCATGGGTGTGGCAGCTTGGAAATGTGAATAATCTATTAATTACAAATGTTCAATATTATTGGGGGGCAGAATCCAACTGTTTTATGCCTTCACTCCCATCATTTGATAGACTTTCTTGGAGCATTTTCAAATAGCTAAGGATCCTCCTACCATCCTCGCTGAGTCTTCTTATATGAGCAGTATCTACTGGTAAATTCATAGGTGATTTGCGATAAAGAATCGGTTTTTGCTGTTATCTGCTACTGTTtgtgacttacagtgatcctatgaGTTAATGTCTTCTGATTAGTACcctgctcaaatcttgcaaacaaAACACCATGGTTTCCTTCAGTAACATTAATCTCTTGTTagagcttcctcttttcctactgctttccacttttcctaacATTGGATATTAGAACAATAGCTTTTCCAGTGAGTccagtcttctcatgatatgcccaaagtaaaGGTCAGTCAttttgaggtgtttttttaattactagtaaaattacaattaaaactGTTCACACATCTGGCTTTGCTACTGTGTTTCTCACCTGCAGATATTTTAAGATGACTGCCTTAACCTGCCATTTGTACAGCTCATGGTCACTTCTGGAGTTGCATGTTAACACTCCTATCAACAATAACTAAAATAAAGTTCTGTACTTTTCACAGGATGTGGTGGCAGGATGAAACAGCTTTGCCCTGTTACTATTCTCCATTTGGAGCTTAAGGAAAGAGCTGTCCCTAACTAGTTCAGCATATGCTCTGCCCCAGGTCTGATCTCTTGACATTTTTGGGGACAGAATGCAGTCTGAAATTCTGGCAAGCCACTGCCAGTCAGTACAGACACTACTAAAGTAGAGGAACCAATGGTAAGGCTGCTTCCCATGTTCTGTGACTCTCTTCATCGGGCCTGGGCATCCTCTTGTCAGAATGCCAGTAATGCTAAAACCCAACAAGAACTTTTAGTACGTAGGTACTGCACAGGCCTAGGCCTGGACACGTGATGGGAGGAAAAATACTGCAAGTGAAACAGAGATGTGCAAGACTAAAGAAAGAAGGCAAAGGTGCTTCAAAGCagtcttttattttccttttaggcCCGAAAAATCTGGGGCCCTCTTACGTTTTTTAGCACCAGGAAGTGGGGTCCACTCAGGAAGAAATGTGGTTCTGCACACAGTGAGGGAGGGACTGTAGTGAGGAATAGGACTTAACTGGGAAAGACAGTGTGGCTGCAAGATGTAGGCCGTGACTGCTTATAGGCCTTCCTCCTACAGCATCCAGAATGAATGGAAGACTCCCCAAATTCTTTCCCCAAATTCTGTTACACGAAAAAGAGCATACACTGTTCACTGCTCCACAGCACTCTGGCCCAATGTTGTAACATAAAGGGGACCGGGGAGAAGCCAAACATCCAAATGCAATCCACCAATCACATTCCCTGTCTTACGCGGTGAGAAAAGACAGACATCCTGGCTGTCATGCGTAGTCTTTTATCCATCAAGCTGCAGAAATCTGGATCTTGCCAAAACCAAATATTTTAAgcacagaggaaaaggagaggtgGATCTGGGACAGAAGGATGGGACTGGCTCCTCCTTCCTGTCATGCAATACAGACAGACATGTGCTCAGGGAGACATGGTGGAGTATCACTGTGGCTGCagggagagaagcagcagcagcctaCACGTAAGCATGGTTGGGAACAACCAGAGGATGTGATTCAGACCTGCAGCCATGAGTTTGAATTAACCGCTATTGCACCAAGAAAGACTTTGTCTTGAACAACCCAAATCCAGTTCAACTGGACAGCCGACAACCCCATCCAAGAGTCTTGAAGTTACCCAGATAGGAGCCACCCTGCCTGGTGACAATTAATCACAGCAGCCACGAGGAAGGGCTCACCCATCTCAAGTGCTTGTAAGAGAATGACTCGGTCCCAGCAGATGTTCCAAAATAGATCTCTGTGTGGGGACACCACTGCTTTCAGAAAGTGTGAACAAGCTGCATGCTGGGGACTGTCTGCACAATCTGAATGGAGGGCAGGCCTTGGGACGTTACTGGGCTTTGCAGAAGCTGCACCATTTGGGAGCTGCTGCTGTTCTCCACCGCAGGCTGAGTGCTGTCGGGGCTGCTGACCTGCAGTGTGGGCACACTCTCCAGCACCTGGAGGGTCTGTTCTCCTTGCGCACTGCGGATGATCAGGAGGTTCTGCCCAGCCCCTGAGCTACCTTCAGGAGCTTGAAGCTGAAGGCTAGGCAGCTCCTGCACTGTCTGAATATTCTCCACCTCCTGCACACATAATCGGGTCTGCTCCCCCCCAGCCCCTCTCAGCACCAACACATTCTGAACCCCTTCCTCAGTCTGCAGAGTCTCAAAGTGCATGTCCTCTACCCCCTCGAAGCTCTCCACTTCACTCACTGGTCCCAGAAGTTCTTcccctggagaattctggactACAATTAGATTCTGGCTTTCCTCTTCCATGTTGGGTCCTTCTTGGAGGTCCACCTCGGAGAGCTCCTGGGAGCTGGCCAGAGCAGTCCCTTCACTCTTTTCCTGAGGAGGGCCCAAAGTCCGAAGCTGGACACTGGCCACTTCCTCTGAAGGCTGGAGCTGCTGCCTTTCCTGGGAAGACACCAAGCCCTGGATCTGAATCGTGCCATCCAGCTGTTGGGAAGGTGAGAGAGCCTGGATTTCAACACCGCTCATGGACTGATTTGAAGGGGACAGGTTCTGGATTTGTAGAGGGCTGGACTGTTGGGGAGATGGCAACGTTTGGATCTGAAGGGGGCCTGCCTGTTGTGAAGGCTGGAAGGTTTGGAGCTGGAGGGTCCCTACCTGCTGGGAAGATGACACAGTCTGGAATTGCACAGTGTTTGCTTTTGGAGAAGTCTGAACAGTCTGAAATTGCACCTTAGCAGTTGAGGGAGAAGTGGGCAGGCTTTGGAGTTGCACTGTGCCTGTCGGCTGGGAGGTGGGCAAACTTTGGATCTGGAAAGTGCTCTTGGGGAGAGGCAGGCTTTGGATCTGCACAACGCCAGGCTGTTGAGAATGGAGGAGTGCCTGGATCTGAACTGTGCCCGTCTGTGGCGGGGCCGGCAGGGCTTGAATTTGCAGCGTGCCTCCTTGCTGAGGAGCAGGAAGGCTTTGGAGTGGTTGGGACTGGGGCACAGTTTGAATCTGGATGGCTCCTGATGACAGAGTGGCCGGCACGGTTTGAATCTGCACGGTGCCCGTCTGCTGTTCTGGCAGGCTCTGAAGGAAAATAACATTCTGTCCACTAGCCTGCAATCCTGCTGTCTTTTGGATCTGCACATTTGGGAGGGACTGCATGTTAGGCCCAGTAGCAACAGGCAAGAGAATGATATTCTGGCTACTGGGCGCCGGTGGTGGTGGTACAGGCTTCTTGCTCTTACTTTGGCGGAGTGGGGTTGCTTTGATAGGGGTGGCAGGAGTACCTGGCAAAAGGGTAAAGCTGGCCGAAGTGGTAGGCGTTGCTGATACCACCTGGGAACTAGGGAGCAAAATGAGTTTGGTGGGTgaattttggggtggtggtggaggtggcggCTGCGGCTGCTGTACACTGGGGATAAGTTGCAAGCCCTGTGCTGTTTGCACCAGCAGGAAAGTCTGGGTGTTGGAAGGAACCGCTGGGGCTGGGCTGCCACTCAACTCCACGTTCAGAGTGGCCTGCATGTTGGGTATGATTTGTACCTCCTGGGTGGCAGTAGGTGAGGCTGGTGCTGGGCGACGGGCTGCCTCGGTACTGCCGTGGGTACGTAAGTGTCTCTGTAGGTAGGAAGCCATGACGAAAGCCTTGGAGCAAACCGGGCACTGGAAGGGGCGCTCTCGGGAATGGGTGCGTCTGTGCAGTGCCAGGTTGGAGGAGTGAGTGAAGGACTTGCCACAATCCCGGCAATAGTAAGGTCTTTCGCCAGTGTGTACCCGCTGATGCTGCCGGAGGTTGGACGTCTGGGTGAAGGCCTTCCCGCAGGTCTGGCAGGCAAAGGGACGCTCGCCGGTGTGCAGCTGCTGGTGCCGCCGAAGGCATGAGGTGTTCTTAAAGGCTTTCCCGCAGTCTTGGCAGGCGTACGGGCGCTCGCCGGTGTGCTGGCGCAAGTGGTACTGGTAATGAGAAGCCCATTTAAAGGCCATCCCGCAGGTGGGGCAGGTGAAGGCGCGCAGCCCCGTGTGCACGCGCTGGTGGATACGCAGCAGAGAGGAGCGCTTGAAGGCTTTCCCACACTCATTGCAAGCATAAGGACGCTCTCCTGTGTGGTCGCGCAGGTGATAGCGCAGCCCGGAGGAGCCCTTGAAAGATTTCCCACATTCTCCACAAACATAAGGTCgttcagggggtgggggagggggcggAGGAGGTGTCACAGCGGCCGCGGGCAATGGCTCGGCTTGTGCCGGACAGGTCACCTCAGCCTCCTCTAGTCGTTGTTCAGCTGGGGGATGGGAACGCTGGTGGCCCAAGAGGCTGGCTAGTGCCGGGAAAGAGCGTTCACACACCATGCAAGTGTAGGTGCGATCAGAGGAATGCTGAGTCTGCTGGTGCCGTGTTAACCCTGCCGTGCTCTTGAAAGTCTTATTGCACACAGAGCAAGCCAGGGAGGGAGCAGGAGACGTTACTGATGccgcttcttcctgcactgccaTGGCTGGGGCTGGGGGTGGCAGAGGCTCTGCTGGGGCCAAGTGTGATTCCTGGTGGCTCAGCAGCTGCTCCTCCAAAGGGAAGGTGAGATGGCAGATGCTACATCGAAACAACATCTCGACCGTTGTGGTCGGTTCTTCCAGGAAGAGCTGGGCTGGTGGTGCAACGTCGGCATGAGTCTCCAGGTGGCGCTGCAGGTAGCTGTCAGACGCAAAAGCCTTTCCACAAATCACACAGGTGTGGGCAGGGCGGGCAGCGTGAGCCGATCGGCAGTGCAGCGCCAGGTTAGAAGAATGGGTGAAGGCCTTCCCACAGTCCTGGCACCGGTAGGGCCTCTCGCCAGTGTGCACCCTGAGATGCTGCCGCAGGTTGGTAGACTGAGTGAAGGCCTTGGCACAAATCGGGCAGACGTAAGGGCGCTCACCCGTATGTGTGTGGCGGTGCCGACGCAAGCTCGAGGAGTTCTTGAAGGCCTTGTCACATGCCGGGCAGGGGTAGGGCCGTTCCCCAGTATGCTGCCGTAGGTGATACTGGTAATGAGAGGACCATTTAAAAGCCAGGCCACACTGAGCGCACTTGAAAGCGCGCAGACCTGTGTGCACGCTCTGGTGGATCTGGAGCAAGGACGACCGTTTGAATGCCTTACCACATTCACCACACTTGTATGGCCGCTCACCGGTGTGACCACGCTGGTGGTACAGCAAGGCTGATGACCCCTTGAATGCTTTAGGGCACTCCGAGCACTTGTAAGGGCGTTCGCCTGTGTGAGTCCGCTGGTGGTGGATGAGGCGGGACGACCACTTAAACACTTtgccacattccaggcattcatACTGGTGGTCactaccgctgccaccagggccactGCCTGAGGGGGTCACGGCCGGCACGGCTGCTGCCTGCATCTCTAGCTGCTGAGCTCCCACCATGGTTTCGGATTTTCACCTGCTGGGAACAGAGACAGAGATGTACAGCAGGCTCACAATCCTCACAGATTTCAACCTTGCACTGCTTCTCACTTCTCTTGTTCTTTGCAAGGAACATCTGCACACAGTAAATTTACCCTCATTTTCACATGCAGTGGCAGCTGAAAGAACTAGCATTCATCTTATACACTCCAGGAGTTAGTTCTTCACAAAAAAATGGATTAATTTCTTATATCAGTTTTCTTAAGGACATCTTATATCTTGCAATTATCAACCCATAccgagggggtgaaatcaccctGTACAGATTTGCTACTTAAAGACAGTTGATCCTACAGTTCTCAAATAGGTGTGTGCTtctgtcctgtcaagtcaatgtTGACTTATGCCAATcgttttcaaggttttctaggtagaaagttaTCCAAAGCAGTATACTATTCCCTTTTCCAGGGGATATCCTGGGACTTtacagtttgtccaaggccacacaaggcTGGCTATTTTGGGATACAGGTACAtggtgaggaattgaattcccaacctgtggctctacagccagatacccaaaccactgagccataCAGCACAGTGTATCACTGAACAGGTTACAATGCAATATTTTAATGGTTTCCACTAGAACAGAGGCATTATCATTTATTAGCTATTTACCCTCCTTTCCCCTTAGCGAGCTCAAGCATAGCTTGTCTTCTTTCTACAGCAAGGTAGTTAAGACTGAAAAAGAATGACTTGCCTGAGCTTTTGTGCCTCACTAAGGAAGAAATTTGGTAAATCCACTCTCACTCCCAAAGTCAGagatccactgaaatgaatgaggCCTGTTGATCACCATGTATGTAAATTGCATTAAGTTTAATAGGTCTCTTGGGTCCATAATAAAGCCAAAAAAGTGTATTAGTTTAGTCACTGTTTatttataacaataataatcatgtgccatcaagtcaagtctgacttatggaaaccctttacaaggttttctaggcatacagcactcaaaagtggtttactgttccctttttctaggggtgccctgggattgtgcagcttgcccaaggctacacaggctggaatcgaactcccaacctctggctctgcagccagatgcataaaccaCTTAGCGATCCAGCCAGTTAAAATATTTACACTCCCTCTTAAGTCAAACATTGGATTTTGCTGTGTAGTTTGAAGAAAAAAGAGGGTGGCAAGAGGAGGCTGAACCAAAGGAGCATTTCCTTTTTAGACAACCCCTCCCCCTTGTCATCTCTACAATATTATAAGAGACCCCACAATCTTTTCCAGTTGCCTAAACCTACGCAGGGGGGAGGACTCTCTGTGCGTTTATCTGACTCACTGCTCCTCACAGCGCCATCAGAAACAAGGCCAAGGATCCCGCGGAACTTAAAAAAGGTTGACATTGCCCCTGTGCgaaaattcaggaaaaaaatgtaaaaaccaCTATAAACCTGCCCTTTGCACAGCTAATCCTGGATCCCTATTTCACACACGTGGTGAGAGTTCCCCAGGGCATATACCGAATGTATAGCCTTCGTTTCTACCGTTATGCGGGGGCTGGGGGGGCCTACGAAATATCTTGCAGGGATGAACCTCCGCGCCTTTAATTACAAACGCCTCCACACAGTTCCGCTATACATCCGCTTTCGGAACCAGACTCTTCTATCGGAAGGCAAAAATACCTACGCAGTTGAGACATGCCCCTTTAAGTAAGAGACTTCCCCTTTAAAGGATCTGAGtttccccgcccctcccccttcGTTGCCGTTCGGCCTCGCGatgtcttttctctccctccccctcccccttccctctccttctctctgttttattttcctcacCTGGGcggctttttttcctccctccgcGCTTCGCCGCAACGAAGGGTTAATGGGAGGGGTACGGTGGGGCCCGGGGGGGAGGGGCCCCCGCTCCACCCTCCCAACGGCCGCCGGCGCGAGACACCCAACCTTTACCTCGCTCACACTAACTGCTCGCGACGGCAAGCTTCCCCACCCCTGGGCCGTGCTGCCATTGGCCACCCAGAGGatattgggagttgtagtccgaataCCTCTCCCGCCTTCTCGGCCACTGGCACACGTGATCGCGGAGGAGTTTTGGCATGGGCTAAAATTGAGGGAAAAGGCGAAGGAGGAGGGAGGCGTATGACGTCGTAGTTGCTCTTTTGACGTCATTGCTGTTGTGCAGGAGAAGTGTTAAGGATTTGAAGTAGCATTTTACGTCCGTGGAAAGTGGTAGATTATTTGTCATAAGTGTCTGTTCCTTAGAATCTTAAACATCATCATcttaatcttacaactgcagagctgaaagggacccaccctatggaccatcaaatTGAGCCCCAGCCGACACAGGGGTCACTCGAACCcggaacctctggctccacagccggattcctaaacccctgagctatccagcagttcttatgtATTGATGCTTAAAAAGTGGTTGATAATAATGTGAAACAAAATGGCCAGTCTCCTCAGTATAATTAACGTGTTCTACCATTGTTGTTCATGACAGAGGTTCTTATATCCTTTTACAGCACAAGCTCATATGGAATATAACAGTATATAAAAGAGGCTATCACCCCACTGTTCAATACCCATTGACTCTTGTCAACCAAGCAACCAACCACAATCCCTGTGTTTTGATGCTGTGTTAAATCTATTTCTTATATCTAATGAAGTGGAGTGGTCCACAAAACTGTTAAAATATGACAATCTTTTAGGTGCCACCAGGTTtaattgattttgtttgtttgtttgtttgtttgattatttatttatttataatgcttgcacagactaacaagaCTGAATACTGCAGCTAATGTCTTGATTTTAAAGAGATACATACTAAACATACTGTATTCTGTAAAGGCATGGGtgctacatttttattttacctcTTTGAAACTGAATTCCCACACGGGTAGAAGCCCTTTGGTTTACAACAAACAGTGAAAAAAAGTATTCAGTCCACAAATTAGTCCCCTATCCTCAATCAAAACATGAACACATTGATATACCCTAATTGTAACttaaggatatttgcaagcgggatctgaaggccttggaaatgggaaaccctgacatctgagcattcagcctggaggcaggcggtatatcacagcctctcccaatttgaagaggcctttgtccagcaggccgaggcaaagaggcagacccaaaagcagcaaaatcagggagctagacggggtacagattgtatttgtcttcagtgtggaagggattgttactctcgaattggccttattagccacactagacactgttcctagtcctccatacagagcacgttaccatagtctctcgagactgagggATGTCTAATCAACCTTAATTTCCACCAAAAGTGGATACATTGGGACAGTTCCATTCTGTTTAGTGTAGGTAAACAGAGGTACTCCACTAATTGTACCCAGTTTGgtggataaaatgatggactagggctctggagaccagagtttgaG of Pogona vitticeps strain Pit_001003342236 chromosome 6, PviZW2.1, whole genome shotgun sequence contains these proteins:
- the ZNF628 gene encoding zinc finger protein 628, which codes for MVGAQQLEMQAAAVPAVTPSGSGPGGSGSDHQYECLECGKVFKWSSRLIHHQRTHTGERPYKCSECPKAFKGSSALLYHQRGHTGERPYKCGECGKAFKRSSLLQIHQSVHTGLRAFKCAQCGLAFKWSSHYQYHLRQHTGERPYPCPACDKAFKNSSSLRRHRHTHTGERPYVCPICAKAFTQSTNLRQHLRVHTGERPYRCQDCGKAFTHSSNLALHCRSAHAARPAHTCVICGKAFASDSYLQRHLETHADVAPPAQLFLEEPTTTVEMLFRCSICHLTFPLEEQLLSHQESHLAPAEPLPPPAPAMAVQEEAASVTSPAPSLACSVCNKTFKSTAGLTRHQQTQHSSDRTYTCMVCERSFPALASLLGHQRSHPPAEQRLEEAEVTCPAQAEPLPAAAVTPPPPPPPPPERPYVCGECGKSFKGSSGLRYHLRDHTGERPYACNECGKAFKRSSLLRIHQRVHTGLRAFTCPTCGMAFKWASHYQYHLRQHTGERPYACQDCGKAFKNTSCLRRHQQLHTGERPFACQTCGKAFTQTSNLRQHQRVHTGERPYYCRDCGKSFTHSSNLALHRRTHSRERPFQCPVCSKAFVMASYLQRHLRTHGSTEAARRPAPASPTATQEVQIIPNMQATLNVELSGSPAPAVPSNTQTFLLVQTAQGLQLIPSVQQPQPPPPPPPQNSPTKLILLPSSQVVSATPTTSASFTLLPGTPATPIKATPLRQSKSKKPVPPPPAPSSQNIILLPVATGPNMQSLPNVQIQKTAGLQASGQNVIFLQSLPEQQTGTVQIQTVPATLSSGAIQIQTVPQSQPLQSLPAPQQGGTLQIQALPAPPQTGTVQIQALLHSQQPGVVQIQSLPLPKSTFQIQSLPTSQPTGTVQLQSLPTSPSTAKVQFQTVQTSPKANTVQFQTVSSSQQVGTLQLQTFQPSQQAGPLQIQTLPSPQQSSPLQIQNLSPSNQSMSGVEIQALSPSQQLDGTIQIQGLVSSQERQQLQPSEEVASVQLRTLGPPQEKSEGTALASSQELSEVDLQEGPNMEEESQNLIVVQNSPGEELLGPVSEVESFEGVEDMHFETLQTEEGVQNVLVLRGAGGEQTRLCVQEVENIQTVQELPSLQLQAPEGSSGAGQNLLIIRSAQGEQTLQVLESVPTLQVSSPDSTQPAVENSSSSQMVQLLQSPVTSQGLPSIQIVQTVPSMQLVHTF